A stretch of Rhododendron vialii isolate Sample 1 chromosome 4a, ASM3025357v1 DNA encodes these proteins:
- the LOC131323535 gene encoding probable prolyl 4-hydroxylase 4, with product MVRFPLLSVISLLSNYSIIIYESSSPSINPSKVKQVSWSPRAFVYEGFLTDQECNHLISLAKSELKRSAVTDNESGEGKLSKVQTSSEMFIPKGKDPIVAGIEDKIALWTFLPEENGEDMQVLRYEQGQRYDPYYDYFVDEINIAEGGHRIATVLLYLSNVAKGGETVFPAAEKSPHHISSTSDDDLSGCAKKGISVKPRKGDALLFFSLYPNAIPDPSSVLGGCPVIEGEKWLATKWIHDKTLGSAGDDCIDENENCERWAASGECSRYPEYMVGTPKSPGYCRRSCQLC from the exons ATGGTTCGATTTCCGCTGCTTTCAGTCATCTCCTTGTTGTCAAACTATTCGATTATAATATACGAATCCTCAAGCCCGTCGATCAACCCATCTAAAGTCAAGCAGGTTTCATGGAGCCCCAG AGCTTTTGTGTACGAGGGTTTTCTGACAGACCAAGAGTGCAATCATTTGATATCTCTT GCAAAATCAGAGCTGAAAAGATCAGCCGTTACTGATAATGAGTCTGGAGAGGGCAAGCTCAGCAAGGTTCAAACAAGCTCTGAGATGTTCATCCCTAAGGGAAAG GATCCTATCGTTGCTGGCATAGAGGACAAGATTGCATTGTGGACCTTCTTACCTGAAG AAAATGGGGAAGACATGCAAGTTTTGAGATATGAGCAAGGCCAGAGATACGATCCATACTATGATTATTTCGTTGACGAGATAAATATTGCAGAGGGTGGACATCGCATAGCGACTGTGCTTTTGTATCTTAGCAACGTGGCAAAAGGTGGCGAAACAGTGTTCCCTGCGGCAGAG AAGTCCCCTCACCACATATCTTCTACATCAGATGATGATTTGTCCGGGTGTGCAAAGAAAGGTATTTCGG TGAAACCACGAAAAGGCGATGCACTCCTTTTCTTCAGTCTTTACCCAAATGCCATTCCGGATCCTAGCAGTGTCCTTGGAGGATGCCCGGTAATTGAAGGTGAGAAGTGGTTGGCTACAAAGTGGATCCACGACAAGACTCTGGGTTCCGCCGGTGATGATTGCATAGATGAGAATGAGAATTGTGAGAGATGGGCTGCTTCGGGAGAGTGCTCCAGGTATCCAGAGTACATGGTGGGAACTCCAAAAAGTCCAGGATACTGTAGGAGGAGCTGTCAGTTATGTTAA